Proteins from one Rosa chinensis cultivar Old Blush chromosome 7, RchiOBHm-V2, whole genome shotgun sequence genomic window:
- the LOC112176622 gene encoding DNA annealing helicase and endonuclease ZRANB3 isoform X6: MEITEEQRKRAEANRLAALAKRKALAESSSLQQQHDPWSLFKCQKVSPDLNPSSIRCARDPRSEISRVSPVVENQMFRVRLEICSPDSFSATPVAVQGFKFPGREECVRRMSDCLAGVMPSHYTQNHSGGKAGVYKLSEYKEVLKCLRSNKGIDIEEIPWTTFHVVDRLSQSYITGKWVPCRPEHLLDDKVDELIGKLPKRLLDSLLPFQLEGVRFGLQRGGRCLIADEMGLGKTLQAIAIACCFMSEGSILVVCPAILRYSWAEELEHWLPFCLPADIHLVFGHENNPANLKKWPRVVVISYTMLHHLQKSMLDREWALLIVDESHHVRCTKKKSEPREIKAVLDVARKVKRIVLLSGTPSLSRPFDIFHQIDMLWPGLLGRDKFKFGETYCDAKYVRGVQGKVFQDFSKGTRLEELNMLLTRTVMIRRLKEHVLSQLPPKRRQIIQVVLKKSDIVSAKAAIRVGKSHDEDVSSEHLDELNDSMGCCISKQLSHQELGIAKLAGFREWLSIHPVIAEADGVAKLESDSSSHKMLIFAHHHKVLDGVQEFIIHKEIDFVRIDGNTLATDRQLAVRKFQLSSEVKIAIVGITAGGVGLDFSSATHVVFLELPQSPSLMLQAEDRAHRRGQTNAVNIYFFSGKDTIDESHWQYLNRSLRRVSSTTNGKYDAIQEIAVEDVSFFETLGGGDTCEDYTLQKSEGSEFSAELIKVPGSGCLAKAMKPFESNDKLVPNIPQRSERHHGTDGISSQTENSVIKDDVVSDLDMDNSISLDEKLETNVPETKIREGTVVYSCKLNKSSEDRDGLESLDKQEDGIKSQTNKGHDGQSVQLIKGHDREPVQPIEAEEGGTNQVDALRFEVSQYTGRIHLYSCISGEDSRPRPLFENFRPEELESLSSSAAESTKGTVSNSFKDNPAYLHALLEFYKEWKKLRPIEQKKLIGKPLQLPLTVELCFLCEGTNHDNTGLLKGRSKRRSTPFDEISKPLPSNAVWKKVHLRSGYGKKEKQYTQGYTLTDEPLCKLCQTPCESPNAKEPEYFEDLFCNLDCYGEYRIRTSNRSIRHELFQLERGVCANCQLDCHKLVEHIRPLSDVNRRQYIEKFAPRVARLKKLLERLVKDPTEGNAWHADHLVPVYLGGGECRLENMRTLCVACHSDVTRAQCAERRSTRSKAKKQLKAIMSDLKNKGTEINPKDQGDPEAEENLSDDELLVKVPGSAYSLANRGDATTMNEDLEEPSNSEKIPRVEKFTYTPI, translated from the exons ATGGAAATCACCGAAGAACAGCGAAAGCGAGCCGAGGCGAATCGATTGGCAGCCTTAGCAAAACGCAAAGCCCTCGCCGAATCCTCCAGTCTTCAACAACAACACGATCCGTGGTCGCTTTTCAAATGCCAAAAGGTCTCTCCGGACCTCAATCCGAGCTCAATTCGCTGCGCCCGCGATCCAAGATCCGAAATTTCACGGGTTAGCCCGGTTGTGGAGAACCAGATGTTCCGGGTCAGGCTCGAAATCTGCTCGCCGGACTCGTTCTCAGCCACCCCGGTTGCCGTTCAAGGGTTTAAATTTCCTGGGCGGGAAGAGTGCGTAAGGAGAATGAGTGATTGCTTGGCTGGT GTAATGCCATCCCACTACACGCAAAATCACAGTGGTGGAAAGGCTGGTGTTTATAAGCTGAGTGAGTACAAAGAAGTCTTGAAATGTTTAAGGAGCAACAAGGGCATTGACATTGAAGAGATACCTTGGACTACTTTCCATGTTGTAGACAGACTTTCACAGTCATATATCACAGGGAAGTGGGTACCATGCAGGCCAGAACACTTGTTGGATGATAAGGTTGATGAGTTGATCGGGAAGCTGCCAAAGAGGCTATTGGATTCACTCTTACCTTTCCAGCTTGAGGGTGTTAGATTTGGTTTGCAAAGGGGCGGACGATGTCTTATTGCAGATGAAATGGGCCTCGGAAAGACACTGCAG GCTATTGCTATTGCATGCTGCTTCATGAGTGAAGGCTCTATACTTGTTGTTTGCCCAGCTATTTTGCGTTATTCATGGGCAGAAGAATTAGAGCATTGGCTTCCTTTTTGTTTGCCTGCTGACATCCATCTAG TTTTTGGTCATGAGAACAATCCTGCTAATTTAAAGAAATGGCCTAGAGTTGTGGTTATTTCTTATACAATGCTTCACCATTTGCAAAAGAGCATGCTGGATCGAGAATGGGCTCTCTTGATTGTTGATGAGTCCCACCATGTACGATGTACGAAGAAAAAATCAGAACCTAGAGAG ATAAAAGCTGTTCTTGATGTGGCAAGAAAGGTCAAGCGCATAGTTTTACTATCGGGGACACCTTCTTTGTCAAG GCCATTTGACATCTTTCATCAGATAGATATGTTATG GCCTGGTTTGCTGGGAAGGGACAAGTTTAAATTTGGAGAAACTTACTGTGATGCCAAATATGTTCGGGGTGTCCAAGGGAAAGTTTTTCAG GATTTCTCAAAGGGTACTCGTTTGGAGGAGTTGAACATGTTACTAACGCGAACAGTTATG ATAAGACGTTTGAAGGAACATGTCCTGTCTCAGCTACCACCCAAACGCCGACAGATTATACAAGTTGTACTAAAGAAATCAGATATAGTTTCAGCAAAGGCTGCTATCAGGGTGGGAAAGAGTCACGATGAAGATGTATCTTCAGAACATTTGGATGAACTGAATG atagTATGGGTTGCTGTATATCAAAGCAGCTTTCTCACCAAGAATTAGGTATTGCAAAGCTAGCCGGGTTTCGTGAATGGCTCTCCATTCATCCAGTCATTGCAGAGGCAGATGGGGTTGCAAAATTGGAGTCGGATTCCAGTTCTCATAAAATGTTAATATTTGCACAtcaccataaagtacttgacgGAGTACAG GAGTTCATAATCCACAAAGAGATAGATTTTGTCCGAATTGATGGAAACACACTTGCCACAGACAGGCAGTTAGCTGTGCGAAAATTCCAACTATCAAGTGAG GTTAAGATTGCAATAGTTGGTATTACAGCGGGAGGTGTTGGTCTTGATTTCTCATCAGCTACACATGTTGTCTTCTTGGAGCTTCCTCAGTCACCATCATTGATGCTTCAG GCTGAGGATAGAGCTCACAGGCGAGGGCAAACAAATGCAGTCAACATATACTTCTTTTCTGGGAAG GATACCATTGATGAGTCACATTGGCAATACTTGAACAGGAGTTTGCGCCGTGTTTCATCTACAACAAATGGAAAATATGATGCAATACAAGAAATAGCG GTTGAAgatgtttctttttttgagacATTGGGTGGAGGTGATACATGTGAAGATTATACTTTGCAAAAGTCAGAGGGTAGTGAGTTCTCAGCAGAGCTAATCAAAGTTCCTGGTTCTGGCTGCTTAGCTAAGGCTATGAAGCCTTTTGAGTCAAATGATAAATTAGTGCCAAACATTCCACAGAGATCTGAAAGACATCATGGTACTGATGGCATTTCATCACAAACTGAAAATTCTGTTATTAAG GATGATGTGGTCTCTGATTTGGATATGGATAACAGTATCTCTTTAGATGAGAAGTTGGAAACAAATGTTCCTGAGACTAAAATTAGAGAAGGGACAGTAGTCTATTCTTGTAAGTTAAATAAGAGCAGTGAAGATAGAGATGGACTGGAATCACTGGATAAG CAGGAAGACGGAATCAAATCTCAGACAAACAAAGGACATGATGGCCAATCTGTTCAGCTGATCAAAGGAC ATGATCGCGAACCTGTTCAGCCAATTGAAGCTGAAGAAGGTGGCACTAATCAAGTAGATGCTCTTCGATTTGAG GTGAGTCAATATACCGGTAGAATCCACTTGTATTCTTGCATCTCAGGAGAGGATTCAAGACCAAGGCCACTTTTTGAGAATTTTAGACCAGAGGAACTTGAGTCACTAAGTTCTTCTGCCGCTGAAAGTACTAAAGGAACAGTTTCAAATTCATTCAAGGATAACCCAGCTTATTTGCATGCACTTCTTGAATTCTATAAAGAATGGAAGAAACTGAGGCCCAttgaacaaaagaaattaattGGAAAGCCTTTGCAACTTCCTTTGACTGTTGAGTTGTGCTTTCTGTGTGAAGGCACTAACCACGACAATACG GGACTGCTGAAGGGCCGAAGCAAGCGCCGCTCTACACCTTTTGATGAGATTAGCAAACCCCTACCATCAAATGCTGTGTGGAAAAAGGTCCACCTACGTAGTGGCTATGGAAAAAAGGAGAAGCAATACACTCAGGGTTACACTTTGACTGATGAACCTCTCTGTAAACTCTGCCAAACACCATGCGA GAGCCCCAATGCCAAGGAACCTGAATATTTTGAAGACCTGTTCTGTAATCTTGACTGTTATGGAGAGTACCGTATCCGAACTAGTAACAGATCTATTCGTCAC GAACTTTTTCAACTAGAACGCGGTGTCTGTGCAAATTGTCAGTTGGACTGTCATAAACTTGTGGAGCACATAAGACCTTTATCTGATGTAAACCGGAGGCAGTATATTGAAAAGTTTGCACCAAGAGTGGCAAGGTTGAAGAAGTT GCTTGAGAGGCTTGTTAAGGATCCAACAGAGGGAAATGCATGGCATGCAGATCACCTTGTCCCTGTCTATCTTGGTGGAG GTGAATGCAGGCTAGAGAACATGAGGACTCTGTGTGTGGCCTGTCATTCTGATGTTACTAGAGCACAATGTGCTGAACGGCGGTCAACAAGGAGCAAGGCTAAGAAACAACTGAAAGCAATCATGAGTGACCTTAAAAACAAAGGCACAGAGATTAACCCAAAG GACCAGGGGGATCCAGAGGCAGAGGAGAATTTGAGTGATGACGAACTTTTAGTCAAGGTTCCTGGGAGCGCCTACTCATTAGCAAATCGTGGGGATGCTACAACGATGAATGAAGACTTGGAAGAGCCCTCCAATAGTGAGAAGATTCCCAGAGTAGAAAAATTCACGTATACGCCTATCTAG
- the LOC112176622 gene encoding DNA annealing helicase and endonuclease ZRANB3 isoform X9, which yields MEITEEQRKRAEANRLAALAKRKALAESSSLQQQHDPWSLFKCQKVSPDLNPSSIRCARDPRSEISRVSPVVENQMFRVRLEICSPDSFSATPVAVQGFKFPGREECVRRMSDCLAGVMPSHYTQNHSGGKAGVYKLSEYKEVLKCLRSNKGIDIEEIPWTTFHVVDRLSQSYITGKWVPCRPEHLLDDKVDELIGKLPKRLLDSLLPFQLEGVRFGLQRGGRCLIADEMGLGKTLQAIAIACCFMSEGSILVVCPAILRYSWAEELEHWLPFCLPADIHLVFGHENNPANLKKWPRVVVISYTMLHHLQKSMLDREWALLIVDESHHVRCTKKKSEPREIKAVLDVARKVKRIVLLSGTPSLSRPFDIFHQIDMLWPGLLGRDKFKFGETYCDAKYVRGVQGKVFQDFSKGTRLEELNMLLTRTVMIRRLKEHVLSQLPPKRRQIIQVVLKKSDIVSAKAAIRVGKSHDEDVSSEHLDELNDSMGCCISKQLSHQELGIAKLAGFREWLSIHPVIAEADGVAKLESDSSSHKMLIFAHHHKVLDGVQEFIIHKEIDFVRIDGNTLATDRQLAVRKFQLSSEVKIAIVGITAGGVGLDFSSATHVVFLELPQSPSLMLQAEDRAHRRGQTNAVNIYFFSGKDTIDESHWQYLNRSLRRVSSTTNGKYDAIQEIAVEDVSFFETLGGGDTCEDYTLQKSEGSEFSAELIKVPGSGCLAKAMKPFESNDKLVPNIPQRSERHHGTDGISSQTENSVIKDDVVSDLDMDNSISLDEKLETNVPETKIREGTVVYSCKLNKSSEDRDGLESLDKKQEDGIKSQTNKGHDGQSVQLIKGHDREPVQPIKGYDREPVQPIEAEEGGTNQVDALRFEVSQYTGRIHLYSCISGEDSRPRPLFENFRPEELESLSSSAAESTKGTVSNSFKDNPAYLHALLEFYKEWKKLRPIEQKKLIGKPLQLPLTVELCFLCEGTNHDNTGLLKGRSKRRSTPFDEISKPLPSNAVWKKVHLRSGYGKKEKQYTQGYTLTDEPLCKLCQTPCENFFN from the exons ATGGAAATCACCGAAGAACAGCGAAAGCGAGCCGAGGCGAATCGATTGGCAGCCTTAGCAAAACGCAAAGCCCTCGCCGAATCCTCCAGTCTTCAACAACAACACGATCCGTGGTCGCTTTTCAAATGCCAAAAGGTCTCTCCGGACCTCAATCCGAGCTCAATTCGCTGCGCCCGCGATCCAAGATCCGAAATTTCACGGGTTAGCCCGGTTGTGGAGAACCAGATGTTCCGGGTCAGGCTCGAAATCTGCTCGCCGGACTCGTTCTCAGCCACCCCGGTTGCCGTTCAAGGGTTTAAATTTCCTGGGCGGGAAGAGTGCGTAAGGAGAATGAGTGATTGCTTGGCTGGT GTAATGCCATCCCACTACACGCAAAATCACAGTGGTGGAAAGGCTGGTGTTTATAAGCTGAGTGAGTACAAAGAAGTCTTGAAATGTTTAAGGAGCAACAAGGGCATTGACATTGAAGAGATACCTTGGACTACTTTCCATGTTGTAGACAGACTTTCACAGTCATATATCACAGGGAAGTGGGTACCATGCAGGCCAGAACACTTGTTGGATGATAAGGTTGATGAGTTGATCGGGAAGCTGCCAAAGAGGCTATTGGATTCACTCTTACCTTTCCAGCTTGAGGGTGTTAGATTTGGTTTGCAAAGGGGCGGACGATGTCTTATTGCAGATGAAATGGGCCTCGGAAAGACACTGCAG GCTATTGCTATTGCATGCTGCTTCATGAGTGAAGGCTCTATACTTGTTGTTTGCCCAGCTATTTTGCGTTATTCATGGGCAGAAGAATTAGAGCATTGGCTTCCTTTTTGTTTGCCTGCTGACATCCATCTAG TTTTTGGTCATGAGAACAATCCTGCTAATTTAAAGAAATGGCCTAGAGTTGTGGTTATTTCTTATACAATGCTTCACCATTTGCAAAAGAGCATGCTGGATCGAGAATGGGCTCTCTTGATTGTTGATGAGTCCCACCATGTACGATGTACGAAGAAAAAATCAGAACCTAGAGAG ATAAAAGCTGTTCTTGATGTGGCAAGAAAGGTCAAGCGCATAGTTTTACTATCGGGGACACCTTCTTTGTCAAG GCCATTTGACATCTTTCATCAGATAGATATGTTATG GCCTGGTTTGCTGGGAAGGGACAAGTTTAAATTTGGAGAAACTTACTGTGATGCCAAATATGTTCGGGGTGTCCAAGGGAAAGTTTTTCAG GATTTCTCAAAGGGTACTCGTTTGGAGGAGTTGAACATGTTACTAACGCGAACAGTTATG ATAAGACGTTTGAAGGAACATGTCCTGTCTCAGCTACCACCCAAACGCCGACAGATTATACAAGTTGTACTAAAGAAATCAGATATAGTTTCAGCAAAGGCTGCTATCAGGGTGGGAAAGAGTCACGATGAAGATGTATCTTCAGAACATTTGGATGAACTGAATG atagTATGGGTTGCTGTATATCAAAGCAGCTTTCTCACCAAGAATTAGGTATTGCAAAGCTAGCCGGGTTTCGTGAATGGCTCTCCATTCATCCAGTCATTGCAGAGGCAGATGGGGTTGCAAAATTGGAGTCGGATTCCAGTTCTCATAAAATGTTAATATTTGCACAtcaccataaagtacttgacgGAGTACAG GAGTTCATAATCCACAAAGAGATAGATTTTGTCCGAATTGATGGAAACACACTTGCCACAGACAGGCAGTTAGCTGTGCGAAAATTCCAACTATCAAGTGAG GTTAAGATTGCAATAGTTGGTATTACAGCGGGAGGTGTTGGTCTTGATTTCTCATCAGCTACACATGTTGTCTTCTTGGAGCTTCCTCAGTCACCATCATTGATGCTTCAG GCTGAGGATAGAGCTCACAGGCGAGGGCAAACAAATGCAGTCAACATATACTTCTTTTCTGGGAAG GATACCATTGATGAGTCACATTGGCAATACTTGAACAGGAGTTTGCGCCGTGTTTCATCTACAACAAATGGAAAATATGATGCAATACAAGAAATAGCG GTTGAAgatgtttctttttttgagacATTGGGTGGAGGTGATACATGTGAAGATTATACTTTGCAAAAGTCAGAGGGTAGTGAGTTCTCAGCAGAGCTAATCAAAGTTCCTGGTTCTGGCTGCTTAGCTAAGGCTATGAAGCCTTTTGAGTCAAATGATAAATTAGTGCCAAACATTCCACAGAGATCTGAAAGACATCATGGTACTGATGGCATTTCATCACAAACTGAAAATTCTGTTATTAAG GATGATGTGGTCTCTGATTTGGATATGGATAACAGTATCTCTTTAGATGAGAAGTTGGAAACAAATGTTCCTGAGACTAAAATTAGAGAAGGGACAGTAGTCTATTCTTGTAAGTTAAATAAGAGCAGTGAAGATAGAGATGGACTGGAATCACTGGATAAG AAGCAGGAAGACGGAATCAAATCTCAGACAAACAAAGGACATGATGGCCAATCTGTTCAGCTGATCAAAGGACATGATCGCGAACCTGTTCAGCCAATCAAAGGATATGATCGCGAACCTGTTCAGCCAATTGAAGCTGAAGAAGGTGGCACTAATCAAGTAGATGCTCTTCGATTTGAG GTGAGTCAATATACCGGTAGAATCCACTTGTATTCTTGCATCTCAGGAGAGGATTCAAGACCAAGGCCACTTTTTGAGAATTTTAGACCAGAGGAACTTGAGTCACTAAGTTCTTCTGCCGCTGAAAGTACTAAAGGAACAGTTTCAAATTCATTCAAGGATAACCCAGCTTATTTGCATGCACTTCTTGAATTCTATAAAGAATGGAAGAAACTGAGGCCCAttgaacaaaagaaattaattGGAAAGCCTTTGCAACTTCCTTTGACTGTTGAGTTGTGCTTTCTGTGTGAAGGCACTAACCACGACAATACG GGACTGCTGAAGGGCCGAAGCAAGCGCCGCTCTACACCTTTTGATGAGATTAGCAAACCCCTACCATCAAATGCTGTGTGGAAAAAGGTCCACCTACGTAGTGGCTATGGAAAAAAGGAGAAGCAATACACTCAGGGTTACACTTTGACTGATGAACCTCTCTGTAAACTCTGCCAAACACCATGCGA GAACTTTTTCAACTAG
- the LOC112176622 gene encoding DNA annealing helicase and endonuclease ZRANB3 isoform X2 encodes MEITEEQRKRAEANRLAALAKRKALAESSSLQQQHDPWSLFKCQKVSPDLNPSSIRCARDPRSEISRVSPVVENQMFRVRLEICSPDSFSATPVAVQGFKFPGREECVRRMSDCLAGVMPSHYTQNHSGGKAGVYKLSEYKEVLKCLRSNKGIDIEEIPWTTFHVVDRLSQSYITGKWVPCRPEHLLDDKVDELIGKLPKRLLDSLLPFQLEGVRFGLQRGGRCLIADEMGLGKTLQAIAIACCFMSEGSILVVCPAILRYSWAEELEHWLPFCLPADIHLVFGHENNPANLKKWPRVVVISYTMLHHLQKSMLDREWALLIVDESHHVRCTKKKSEPREIKAVLDVARKVKRIVLLSGTPSLSRPFDIFHQIDMLWPGLLGRDKFKFGETYCDAKYVRGVQGKVFQDFSKGTRLEELNMLLTRTVMIRRLKEHVLSQLPPKRRQIIQVVLKKSDIVSAKAAIRVGKSHDEDVSSEHLDELNDSMGCCISKQLSHQELGIAKLAGFREWLSIHPVIAEADGVAKLESDSSSHKMLIFAHHHKVLDGVQEFIIHKEIDFVRIDGNTLATDRQLAVRKFQLSSEVKIAIVGITAGGVGLDFSSATHVVFLELPQSPSLMLQAEDRAHRRGQTNAVNIYFFSGKDTIDESHWQYLNRSLRRVSSTTNGKYDAIQEIAVEDVSFFETLGGGDTCEDYTLQKSEGSEFSAELIKVPGSGCLAKAMKPFESNDKLVPNIPQRSERHHGTDGISSQTENSVIKDDVVSDLDMDNSISLDEKLETNVPETKIREGTVVYSCKLNKSSEDRDGLESLDKQEDGIKSQTNKGHDGQSVQLIKGHDREPVQPIKGYDREPVQPIEAEEGGTNQVDALRFEVSQYTGRIHLYSCISGEDSRPRPLFENFRPEELESLSSSAAESTKGTVSNSFKDNPAYLHALLEFYKEWKKLRPIEQKKLIGKPLQLPLTVELCFLCEGTNHDNTGLLKGRSKRRSTPFDEISKPLPSNAVWKKVHLRSGYGKKEKQYTQGYTLTDEPLCKLCQTPCESPNAKEPEYFEDLFCNLDCYGEYRIRTSNRSIRHELFQLERGVCANCQLDCHKLVEHIRPLSDVNRRQYIEKFAPRVARLKKLLERLVKDPTEGNAWHADHLVPVYLGGGECRLENMRTLCVACHSDVTRAQCAERRSTRSKAKKQLKAIMSDLKNKGTEINPKDQGDPEAEENLSDDELLVKVPGSAYSLANRGDATTMNEDLEEPSNSEKIPRVEKFTYTPI; translated from the exons ATGGAAATCACCGAAGAACAGCGAAAGCGAGCCGAGGCGAATCGATTGGCAGCCTTAGCAAAACGCAAAGCCCTCGCCGAATCCTCCAGTCTTCAACAACAACACGATCCGTGGTCGCTTTTCAAATGCCAAAAGGTCTCTCCGGACCTCAATCCGAGCTCAATTCGCTGCGCCCGCGATCCAAGATCCGAAATTTCACGGGTTAGCCCGGTTGTGGAGAACCAGATGTTCCGGGTCAGGCTCGAAATCTGCTCGCCGGACTCGTTCTCAGCCACCCCGGTTGCCGTTCAAGGGTTTAAATTTCCTGGGCGGGAAGAGTGCGTAAGGAGAATGAGTGATTGCTTGGCTGGT GTAATGCCATCCCACTACACGCAAAATCACAGTGGTGGAAAGGCTGGTGTTTATAAGCTGAGTGAGTACAAAGAAGTCTTGAAATGTTTAAGGAGCAACAAGGGCATTGACATTGAAGAGATACCTTGGACTACTTTCCATGTTGTAGACAGACTTTCACAGTCATATATCACAGGGAAGTGGGTACCATGCAGGCCAGAACACTTGTTGGATGATAAGGTTGATGAGTTGATCGGGAAGCTGCCAAAGAGGCTATTGGATTCACTCTTACCTTTCCAGCTTGAGGGTGTTAGATTTGGTTTGCAAAGGGGCGGACGATGTCTTATTGCAGATGAAATGGGCCTCGGAAAGACACTGCAG GCTATTGCTATTGCATGCTGCTTCATGAGTGAAGGCTCTATACTTGTTGTTTGCCCAGCTATTTTGCGTTATTCATGGGCAGAAGAATTAGAGCATTGGCTTCCTTTTTGTTTGCCTGCTGACATCCATCTAG TTTTTGGTCATGAGAACAATCCTGCTAATTTAAAGAAATGGCCTAGAGTTGTGGTTATTTCTTATACAATGCTTCACCATTTGCAAAAGAGCATGCTGGATCGAGAATGGGCTCTCTTGATTGTTGATGAGTCCCACCATGTACGATGTACGAAGAAAAAATCAGAACCTAGAGAG ATAAAAGCTGTTCTTGATGTGGCAAGAAAGGTCAAGCGCATAGTTTTACTATCGGGGACACCTTCTTTGTCAAG GCCATTTGACATCTTTCATCAGATAGATATGTTATG GCCTGGTTTGCTGGGAAGGGACAAGTTTAAATTTGGAGAAACTTACTGTGATGCCAAATATGTTCGGGGTGTCCAAGGGAAAGTTTTTCAG GATTTCTCAAAGGGTACTCGTTTGGAGGAGTTGAACATGTTACTAACGCGAACAGTTATG ATAAGACGTTTGAAGGAACATGTCCTGTCTCAGCTACCACCCAAACGCCGACAGATTATACAAGTTGTACTAAAGAAATCAGATATAGTTTCAGCAAAGGCTGCTATCAGGGTGGGAAAGAGTCACGATGAAGATGTATCTTCAGAACATTTGGATGAACTGAATG atagTATGGGTTGCTGTATATCAAAGCAGCTTTCTCACCAAGAATTAGGTATTGCAAAGCTAGCCGGGTTTCGTGAATGGCTCTCCATTCATCCAGTCATTGCAGAGGCAGATGGGGTTGCAAAATTGGAGTCGGATTCCAGTTCTCATAAAATGTTAATATTTGCACAtcaccataaagtacttgacgGAGTACAG GAGTTCATAATCCACAAAGAGATAGATTTTGTCCGAATTGATGGAAACACACTTGCCACAGACAGGCAGTTAGCTGTGCGAAAATTCCAACTATCAAGTGAG GTTAAGATTGCAATAGTTGGTATTACAGCGGGAGGTGTTGGTCTTGATTTCTCATCAGCTACACATGTTGTCTTCTTGGAGCTTCCTCAGTCACCATCATTGATGCTTCAG GCTGAGGATAGAGCTCACAGGCGAGGGCAAACAAATGCAGTCAACATATACTTCTTTTCTGGGAAG GATACCATTGATGAGTCACATTGGCAATACTTGAACAGGAGTTTGCGCCGTGTTTCATCTACAACAAATGGAAAATATGATGCAATACAAGAAATAGCG GTTGAAgatgtttctttttttgagacATTGGGTGGAGGTGATACATGTGAAGATTATACTTTGCAAAAGTCAGAGGGTAGTGAGTTCTCAGCAGAGCTAATCAAAGTTCCTGGTTCTGGCTGCTTAGCTAAGGCTATGAAGCCTTTTGAGTCAAATGATAAATTAGTGCCAAACATTCCACAGAGATCTGAAAGACATCATGGTACTGATGGCATTTCATCACAAACTGAAAATTCTGTTATTAAG GATGATGTGGTCTCTGATTTGGATATGGATAACAGTATCTCTTTAGATGAGAAGTTGGAAACAAATGTTCCTGAGACTAAAATTAGAGAAGGGACAGTAGTCTATTCTTGTAAGTTAAATAAGAGCAGTGAAGATAGAGATGGACTGGAATCACTGGATAAG CAGGAAGACGGAATCAAATCTCAGACAAACAAAGGACATGATGGCCAATCTGTTCAGCTGATCAAAGGACATGATCGCGAACCTGTTCAGCCAATCAAAGGATATGATCGCGAACCTGTTCAGCCAATTGAAGCTGAAGAAGGTGGCACTAATCAAGTAGATGCTCTTCGATTTGAG GTGAGTCAATATACCGGTAGAATCCACTTGTATTCTTGCATCTCAGGAGAGGATTCAAGACCAAGGCCACTTTTTGAGAATTTTAGACCAGAGGAACTTGAGTCACTAAGTTCTTCTGCCGCTGAAAGTACTAAAGGAACAGTTTCAAATTCATTCAAGGATAACCCAGCTTATTTGCATGCACTTCTTGAATTCTATAAAGAATGGAAGAAACTGAGGCCCAttgaacaaaagaaattaattGGAAAGCCTTTGCAACTTCCTTTGACTGTTGAGTTGTGCTTTCTGTGTGAAGGCACTAACCACGACAATACG GGACTGCTGAAGGGCCGAAGCAAGCGCCGCTCTACACCTTTTGATGAGATTAGCAAACCCCTACCATCAAATGCTGTGTGGAAAAAGGTCCACCTACGTAGTGGCTATGGAAAAAAGGAGAAGCAATACACTCAGGGTTACACTTTGACTGATGAACCTCTCTGTAAACTCTGCCAAACACCATGCGA GAGCCCCAATGCCAAGGAACCTGAATATTTTGAAGACCTGTTCTGTAATCTTGACTGTTATGGAGAGTACCGTATCCGAACTAGTAACAGATCTATTCGTCAC GAACTTTTTCAACTAGAACGCGGTGTCTGTGCAAATTGTCAGTTGGACTGTCATAAACTTGTGGAGCACATAAGACCTTTATCTGATGTAAACCGGAGGCAGTATATTGAAAAGTTTGCACCAAGAGTGGCAAGGTTGAAGAAGTT GCTTGAGAGGCTTGTTAAGGATCCAACAGAGGGAAATGCATGGCATGCAGATCACCTTGTCCCTGTCTATCTTGGTGGAG GTGAATGCAGGCTAGAGAACATGAGGACTCTGTGTGTGGCCTGTCATTCTGATGTTACTAGAGCACAATGTGCTGAACGGCGGTCAACAAGGAGCAAGGCTAAGAAACAACTGAAAGCAATCATGAGTGACCTTAAAAACAAAGGCACAGAGATTAACCCAAAG GACCAGGGGGATCCAGAGGCAGAGGAGAATTTGAGTGATGACGAACTTTTAGTCAAGGTTCCTGGGAGCGCCTACTCATTAGCAAATCGTGGGGATGCTACAACGATGAATGAAGACTTGGAAGAGCCCTCCAATAGTGAGAAGATTCCCAGAGTAGAAAAATTCACGTATACGCCTATCTAG